AGGATTCATGCAGGGGGGACAGTGGGCGCTGAGGAAGAAAAGATAATTGGTGGTGAGCATGCAGGGAAGTGGGAGAGGGCAAAGCCTCTGAAGCTCAGTCTAAAAGTCTGCGCCCAGATAAATGTGTCCTGCAGGCAGTGTGGTGCCACAAAGTCTCCAGAGGAAGAGGGGTGCAGGGGCATGACGAAGGGCTAACTGTGGGTGATGTGAAGGGTGCTCAGAGACAAAACCAGCGAGATCTGTTAGGAAACCTTTGCACCAGTGCAGGTATGCGGTGCAGAGTCATAATTGGTGTGAAGAAcagaaaagactggaagaaaccaaagaagaatTTGAGGATTTGAAAGTCTGGGCATCTAGGGGAACACGCCACAGCTTTGTCAAACTCTAATATGCAAATAATCACCCGGGACCTTGTTAAAACGCAGGTTCTGACTCATTAGGCCTGTGGTGGGGCCTGAGATGCTACATTTCTAACCAGCTTCCAGGTGCTGCCAGGCTGTGGTCCACAGACCGCCCTGTGAGCACTTTGAGTGATTTAGAAGCAGAGCCAGGTGCACACAGGGCTCCAGGAGCACAATGGTGAGGAGCAGATGGTGTCTGGGTGAAGACAGGTGCCCCTTCCCCAGGTGAGCACAGCAGGGCGCCCGGCTTCCTGAGCAGCTGGCGTTCCAGCCCTCACTTACCCTTCGAGTAACCAACAGCCTGCAAAACCCTTTGTGGCAGCCCTGGTGGAACCACTAACAGAGGGGTTGGAGACGGGGAGCCCACTTGGAGAGAGGGCGATGACAGCCTGTCATGATTGGGTTCGAGGTGCCAGTGTGGGCATCTGAGGGACAAGTCTGTCCACTAAGCAGTTGGAGACACAGCCTCAGCTGCAGATTTGGGACCTCTAGGCCTGTTGATGATAGAGCCCATGGTGAGAGAGCAGGGTGAGGTGAGGTGGAGCTCAGGGATTAATCTAACCCTTGGGGCCTTTTTCAGGCTAACACTCTTCTAACAACATCTCCGTCCCTTTCATTGTCTTGCAGGTCACCGTTCCCTTTATGAACGTAAGTGCTTACGGTCATTCTGTCCTCAAGATGCCAAGTCTCCTCACACGTTCCTGCTCCGTTGACACAGCCCACCTTGGTCCCCGTGTGCCTTGGGGGTCGGGAATCCCCGTTCAGTGGCCTGAAAGGGGATTCGGCCCTCAGACAGCCTCATGCCCGGAGCGCGCCTCCACCTGTTAGCCCCCATTAGCAGGATCCGTCTGGCCAGCCTCGCCCCAACCTTACAGGGGCCAGAATGTGCCTGCCGGCTCCCTCTGAGCTCGCCTTGCCCTTGTTTTCCCCAAGAATTGGAAAGAGAGGAGATACGCCCCTCAAATGAGTTAGAGCCAGGGTGGAACTTCTGAGGTTCAGACCCTGTCCCCTCCACCTGGGTCAAGGGCTCAGGGACCGTCATCTCTTGTGCCCCAgagggcagtggttaagagcatggccACCGGGGTGAACCAGGCTGGGTGGACTCCCAGCCACATCAGTCAAAGCCCCAGTTCATCGTGAGTGAAATAAGGATAATCAAGAACTATCtcaaaaggttattttttttcagaaggtTATTTTGAGGGTTAACTGAGATAACCAGGGGAGTGCTTACTGACACAGTGCCTCACACAGACTAAGGCCTCAGTGAACAGAAGTTATTATTCTCTGTGTCTCGGCCCCGTGGGgtaggggaaggggtgagggttAAGCCTGATGTgaacagaggggagaggggagaggagagggagaagagaattaAAGCAGAAAGACAGCAAGAACCTTTGAAACTGGATGGAAACAGGGAGCAGAATCACACCTTCAGTTAGCTCTGTGCCGCCTCTCTTCCCTTCCGCAGCTATAAGCCCCCCAGGTTAGGCTGGCCCAGGCCACAGCTACCCTCTGTCTTCAGGAAGCCCCTGGTGTTCCAGTGCCCAGGGCCCTCCCTGCTCTCGGGTCCCCCACGCCTTCAGCTGAGAAAGTTGCAGGAGGGCTCCCGGCCCCATGCCCAGGAGGGCAGCTGCCCCTCACCTCTCCGCACACGTCTTTGCAGAGTTTGATGGGGCGTCGGGCGGATGACAGCGGGAACGGTTGTGATCACTGGCGGAATCCTAGCTACGGTCATTCTCCTCTGCATCATCGCCGTCCTGTGCTACTGTAGGCTCCAGGTCAGTCCCCTGGGCCTGTGGCCAGAGGCCAGCAGCAAACCACGTCCCCAACATGGGGGCAGAACCTGGAGGCCCACTGCGGGCGGGACGAGGCCCAAAGCCGTGGAATGTGGGAGGCGTAAGTCAAgggggctgggagttgggggGCTGTCAGAAGGGAGCTGTGTTCCCCTCACGCCCTGCACACTTCGGGCACCCAAGAGAGTGAGCTGGGAAAATACCGGGTCACTGTGTTGTGTCTCCCGCGCGTCTGAGATTTCTGGAGTGCTGGGAAGGGCACCATGTGGGGAGACTCTGAAAGCAGCTCTCCGCACCCCAGCCTGTGCTTAGTAGGATCTGTatgtccctccctctctgcctccccgcTCTCTCAGCCTCCACCTGAAGTCAATGCACTAGGAAGTAgcgggaggaagagggaaggaactGGTCTTGCAGGGCCGGGAGGACATCGCTGTGGACCGTGGGCCTCTGGTGTTGAGTTTTCTCTCCGGGGCCAACCAAGCCCCTGGCGCGGGGTCCTCAGCGGAGCAGGGCCGTGGGCACCTGTGCGCAGCCAGAGGGGGGCATTCAGCCCTCAGGCagccctccccactctcccctcagTATTACTGCTGCAAGAGGAGCAGAGCCGAGGATGCacgcgaggaggaggaggaggatcaCGACCTGCCCGCGCACCGCAGAGGCCCCACCTGCAATGCCTGCAGCTCCCAGGCCCTGGACGGCCGAGGCGGCCTGGCGCCTCCCACCAGAGAGCCCTGCGGCCAGCCGTGCGGGGTGGCGGCCAGCCACTGCACCGCCTGCTCCCTATACAGCTCTCCCTTTTACATACGGACGGCTGACATGCTGCCCAACGGGGGCGGAGGCGAGAGGCTCTCCTTTGCTCCCACATACTACAAGGAGGGGGGACCCCCATCCCTCCAACTGGCAGCGCCCCAGAGTTACCCGGTGACGTGGCCAGGCTCTGGCCGTGAGGCCTTCACCAATCCAAGGGCTATTAGTACAGACGTGTAACCCCTTCCACCCCCGCCATGCACCAGCGCTGCTGCCCCAGCAGGAGCAATGGGGACAGCGGACGACACCCCCCAGCACGGCCCACAAGGACGGTCTCAGTTTTCCTGGCTTTCCTTTTCCCACAGTGGAGGGCCCACCCGGATTCAGGCTATTGAGGGCATTAAGAaccagggcagggcctggccccGCGGTCCACAGGTGGCGGCCTGACAGGTCGTGTTGGCAGCTTAGACAGTTTCTCTGTTGGGACTGTCCTGTGGCCAGTGCCAGCACTGCCACCACCGTCTCACTTCCTCAGTCCCCTGGCTTTGCCAGACCAGAGGAAAGCTGAGCAAAGGCTCTGGGGGCCTCCGGAGTCCTTGGGGGACAGAAGGAGAAAGGGGGTATGTagggcaaagggagaggccagagcTGAGGCATTGGCAGAACtcgagaagggagaggaagggattaAAGGGACTCTTCAGGACCTGCTTGCTGAAATGAATCCAAGAGCTAGTTCACAATCTAGTTTTGTACTTCGCCTGTTCTAGAGACTGCATTCCCTGTAGCTGTTCCAACACGGATATTGCTTCCTGAACACATCACATCTGcatctgcctctgtcttcacagaaCACGTTGACTGGACTTTAAAGGCTGTGGCATAAGGTTATTTGTGAGGAATGCACCCAAAATGGATGTCTAGCCTTGTCTCCCCACAAATCCTCTTTCTCTGCCTCGGGAACCAGCTGCCCTGGCTGGAGAACCTTTTGCAAGTTTTGTTACTAGAGTTTGAGTAGCTTAGCAAAGGAAAGCCTGCTGATGGTCTCGGGGCCCTGGTCCGCCACACTGAGCACTGTGCGTGGATGCAGCCCTGCGAGGACGTGTGCATTCCCAGGTGTGTGCACATGGGCCTGTCACCAACAGTGCACACCAGGACTTTGCCACCTGTAGGAGCTGCAGAGCGGAAGGGTCTCTGATGTACcaactagaaagaaaaatctgACTCCAGACAGCAGGAGCGAAAGGTGACCAAGGTGGCGGCCAATCCCCACGGCAGCCAGCTGGCTGGTACAGGAAGAGCCTGCGGAGTCTCCCCTGGGATAATGCTGCCGCGTGGAAGCCACGGAAGCCCCTCCAGAGACCTGGTGTTCTCCCTAGGCATCCAGCCACGAGG
The genomic region above belongs to Phocoena sinus isolate mPhoSin1 chromosome 1, mPhoSin1.pri, whole genome shotgun sequence and contains:
- the FAM163A gene encoding protein FAM163A, yielding MTAGTVVITGGILATVILLCIIAVLCYCRLQYYCCKRSRAEDAREEEEEDHDLPAHRRGPTCNACSSQALDGRGGLAPPTREPCGQPCGVAASHCTACSLYSSPFYIRTADMLPNGGGGERLSFAPTYYKEGGPPSLQLAAPQSYPVTWPGSGREAFTNPRAISTDV